Genomic window (Caldinitratiruptor microaerophilus):
CGGGTATTGTCCCCTTCGCCGGTCCCTGTATTCGGCGTTGTCACGGCCGAATGCGCATGCTAGAATACCCGTCGTGGGAGGTGAAGAGCGGTTGGCGAACCACAAGTCGGCGGTGAAGGCGGCCCGGCGGGCGGCCAAGCGGGCGCTTCGCAACCGCATGTGGAAGAGCATGGTGAAGACGGCCATCCGGCGCGTGCGGGAAGCAGTCCTCGCAGGCAACGCGGAGGCAGCGC
Coding sequences:
- the rpsT gene encoding 30S ribosomal protein S20; this translates as MANHKSAVKAARRAAKRALRNRMWKSMVKTAIRRVREAVLAGNAEAAQGFLSKAFKVIDKAASKGVLHPNTAARKKSRLARSLAKSQTA